A region of the Halorussus salilacus genome:
CGGTCGGACACGAGCGGTTGGAGGCCGTCTGTTCGCTCGACGGCGTGACCGAGGTCGAGACCGACGCCGTCGTGGGGTATCCGTCGTAGCGACCCCGCCGGGGGTGGCGGGCCAGCATTCAGACCGGACCGAGCAGGCCAGCACACGGACCGCGCGAGCAAGCAACTTGAAGTGATGGAGCGGCGTACAGGTGTGCGGGGAAATGGGGGAGCATGCACGAGAAGACCGAACGGCACACGAGAGCCATCCACGACGAGTCGGTGGCGACGATGGGGCGGCGGCGGTTCATGGACACACTTCTGGGTCTCGGATTCGGCGCGCTCTCGGCCGCGTTTCTGACAGCCGAGGACGTGCGGGCCGCGAGCGACGACGAGGTGCCGGTGGTGTACGGACTGGTTCGCGAGGGCGAGGAACTTCAGCCGCGGCGCAAGAGCGTCCCGGCCGACTGGTACGACGACTTCCGGACCGCGGTCGCGGCGAACCGCCGACTCGGCGCGGTCGAGACCGACGACGTTGCTAGCTCGGCCGTCGAGCCCGGCGAGTACGGCGGCGCAAACGCCGCCATCCGCGTCGAGGTCACGAGCGAGGACGCCCGCGGGGAGGTCCCCGAGGAGTTCGAGCAGGTGCCGGTCGAGGTCGAGAAGGTAGCGCGGGTCGAGTCCGGCGAAGCCACCGAGCGCGGGGACGACTCGACCGCCCCGGGCTCCGAATCGGAAGATTCGGAGCCCGAGACGGTCGAGGGCGGCATCCCCGGGAGCGTCACCATCGGGAGCGAGGACCTCTACGGCACGCTCGCACCAGCGATGCGCGACCCCGAGGACGGGTCGCTGTACTTCGCCACCGCGAACCACATCTACGACGGCAGCGACAACGGCGGCCAGCCGCTCTACCTCCTCGACGGGGGCAAGACCAGAATCGGGACGGTCGAGACTGGGTATCCCGAGTCGGACCTGGTCTGTGCGACCCCGGAATCGGAGTTCGAACCCCTCCACGAGATTCGGAACGGCTCGCCCGGGCGCGTCCTCGGGCAGTTCACGCGGGTCGGCCTCTCGGACCTGAAGGCGGAGGGCGAATCGCTCGAAAAGATCGGCGTCAAGACCGGCCACACGACCGGGAAGATACAGGCGGTCGACGGCTTCACCTGCGCGTACGGGGCCGTCTGCAAGCGCGGCCAGCTCAAGTGGGGCAGCGAATCGGACTTCACGGACGGCGACAGCGGCTCGGTCAACTTCCACGCCGACCCCGAGAACCCGGACGCCGGGGTGCTTGTCGGCGGACTCAACAACGCCCGGACGTGGTGGCCCGGCGAGAACTACATCTGGGGCACCGGCGCGTACCACATCACCGAGAAGCACGGTTTCACGTTCTGAGGACGGCCGACGCCCACCTCTACTCCTGCTCGGTAATCGCGTCGTCCTTCTCGCTCGGCGCGCCGACGACGAACACCCGGCCGTCCGAGAGCGCCTCCAGTTGTCGCCACGTCTCCGGCGGGACGACCACGAAGTCGCCCGCTCGGAGGTCGAAGGTCTCCTCCTCGTCGCCGCCCTGCACGGTCATCACGAACTCGCCGTCGGTGACGTAGTAGAGTTCCTCCTGAGCCTCGTGGCGGTGCCAGTTGTTGGTCTCGCCCGTCTCGAACTCCCAGACGCTGGGGCGCATCTCGTCGGGTCGTAGCTGGTAGCCCACCGCCCTGAGTCGGGGTTCGATGCCCTCCACGTCGCGCGGTTCGAGGTCGTCCAGACTGGTCTTCTCGTACATGGGAGGTCCTTCGACGCGCGGCGGGAAAAGCGTGGAGGCGGACGAGCGCGAATCGGTGGTCGGTTCGCCCCCATCGAATCCGGCCCGCTCAGCCGGTCGTCTGGCTGTACTTCTCGACCCACTCCTGCAGGGTGATGCCCATCGCCGACTGGGTGATGGCGTTCGAACTCGCGGAGTTGGCGCTCTTGACGAGTTCGGCTTCGAGGGTCCGTTTGGGCACCTCGCCGAGGAAGTGGGGAATCGCGCGCTGGACCGCGAGGGGACACCCGACCTCGTGGGCCAGCGCGTACCCCGACAGCGAGTGGGGTATCTCCTCGGTGGCGTAGGTCGGGTCGGGGTCGAGCAGTTCGTCGTCGTCGATGTGGTCGACGTACTCGTAGCACTTGCCCACGTCGTGGAGCAGGCAGGCCGCCCGAATCACGTCGAAGTCCGGGTCGGCACCGTGGAAGTCGCGCTGTTGCTCGGCCGAGTCGACCGCGATGCGGGTCACCCCGCGGACGTGTTCGACGTTCGTGACCTCGTGGATGTTCCACGCGTAGGGAACGTCCGAGATATCCCGCCACCCGCCGCGTTCGAGGCCCAGCACCCACGCTTCGACGACCTTCTCGCGGAGCGACTCGTCGGCTACGTCGGCGATCTCGGGGAAGGCGTCCCGCACCTGTGCGTCGTAGTCGGGGGTCTCGTCGGACATGATTCAGTGGTCTCCGGGGCGGAACGTAATGGTTCGTGTCTCGGGCGCGACCGCGCGGCGCGCGGTCGCGCCCGGGTCGGAATCGCTCCCGAATCGGAATCGCTCCCGGGTCGGAATCGTCCCCGAGTCGGGAGGTCGAGGCTCCTACCCCAGCACCCCGAATCCGAACTGGGCGTACGGCCAGAAGTAGTGGAGGCCGACGCCGACCGCGGCCGCCGGGACGGTGGTGTAGATGGTGGCGATGATGGCGGCCTTCATGTCGATGGCCATCAGCGGGAACAGCGCGTCGCCGTCCTGACTGATGGCGTTGGCCGCGAGCGCGGAGAAGGGAACCTCGCCGCTGGCGTATATCGTGGCGAACACGATCTGGGGCGCACACCCCGGAATGAGCCCGAGCGCGGCGCCCGCGAGCGGTGCGAGAATCCCCGCGGCGGCGGCCAGCGCGCCGATATCGAGCGCGAATATCGCCATGGTGTACTCGTAGACGAGGTAGGCCCCGATGACCCAGACCGTGACCATGGCCGTCTCCATCGCCGCGTGCTGGAAGGTGTCGTAGGCGCTCGCGAACGACTCGCGGATGCGACCGGCCTCGCCCGGTCCGACGTAGTGGCGTCCGACGAAGTAGAGGTAGAACGAGAGGGCCGTCCCCGTGAGACCCGCGACCGTGAACACGCCCGAGAAGGTGGGCGCGAATTCGAGCGCGACCTCGGGCGCGCCGCGGCGCAGGTACTCCACGCCCGCCGCCAACCCCACGACGGCCGCTATCCACCAGACGACGTGGGCCGCGTGGGTGAACTTCGTCACGGCGGCCCGCGAGACGAACGGGATGCCGGGCGAACCGCGGGCCGTCCCGTGGTTGTGCGGGTGGTCGCAGGCGGCCGCCTGCGACCCGCCGCGGGCGGGCGACTCGGACCCGGAGATGCTCGGCCCGCCGTCTGCGACGCTCGTCGTGGCGAACCCGCCGTCGGTCATCGGGCGGCCGATTCGCTCGACCGCGCTGTCGACGCGGCCGACGCCCATCCCCCAGAAGTCGATCATGTACCCGAAGGCGACGCCCGCGACGAACGCCATGGCGTAGGCGTAGAGGGCGGCCTCGGGTGCCAGCGCGAGGATGACGAACGCCGAGTCGCCCGCCGTCGCGGCGAGCGCCGCGACGACGGTGCCGAAGCTGACCTTCCCGCGGATGTACAGCGGCATCGCGACTATCGCGCCGCCGCAACCGGGCGTGAGACCGAGGAGCCCGCCAGCCAGCGGTTGGAACCGCTCGTTTTGCTCAAGCATCTCGACGAGCCGTCCGCCCGACCGGTACTGGACCAGACCGAACACCAGCACGGTCAGCGCGACGAACGCGCTGACCTGCACGAAGCCGTCGCGAACGGAGAACACGAGGATGTCCAGCGCCTCGTCGACCCCTATCATCGCGACCCCCTCCGTTCGGACCAACGGCGAGAGCCGAGATATTGCGAGACGAATCTATTTTTTAGACGCATCAAAACCTGCTTCTTCTCGCTCGGACTTATATTCTTCGGATGGATTAATTCTCGGTGCCGGACCGCCGACAGCCGCGGCTACGCTCGTTCGCGCGACGGGCGGCGGAGAATCAATCGGCCGGGAAGGGTCGATTCCGTCTCGGTCTTCCGAACTACGTCTCGTCTTTCTGGACCGTCTCGCGCCCGATGAACCGGGGACGCTCGTCGATGGCGAGGAAGTTGTTCACGTCCTCGCGGGCCTCCTTCGCCTTGCCCTTCTCGGGGTCGTAGTCTCGGCTCCCCTCGCTTCCCAGCGCGTCGTAGAGTTTGTCCAAGTCCTCGAAGTAGAGTTCGGCGATTCCGTCGAACTCCGCGTTCTCCGGGTCGGTCGGCAGGACGGTCGCGTACCGGACCACGCCCTCGATTTCGCGGGCGATGGGCGTGTGGTTGTCCTGCCAGTACTCGACGAACTCCTCGTGGGTCATCCCGTCCTGTCGGACGAGGAACGCCGAGTGCTTGTAGAGACCGTCGGTATCACCGTCCACCTCGTCCTTCTGGAGAATCTCCTCGCCGATGAACCGGGGTCTGCGGTCGATGTCGAGGAAGTTGTCGACATCCTCGCGGGCCTCCTTCGCTTTGCCCCTCTCGGGGTCGTAGTCTCGGCTCCCCTCGCTTCCCAGCGCGTCGTGGAGCGCATCGAGGTCCTCGAAGTAGAGTTCGGCGATGCCGTCGAACTCGGCGTTCTCGGGGTCGGTCGGCAGGACGGTCTGGTAGCGCGTGACGCCCTCGATCTCGCGGGCGATGGGGGTGTGCTCGTTCTGCCAGTGGTCGACGAACTCCTCGTGGGTCGTGTCGTCCCGTCGTACCAGCAAGGCGACGTGTTTGTACATGACTGGACCGTCGGCGGGATTTCCAATAAATCCGCCGATAGACCGACGGGATTCGGGCCGGGCGGCGTCTCGCGCCGGAGGCTGGCGGAAGGCGGCGGAGCCTCGGTACGCTTATTTCGGGGTCCTTCCATCCTAAAGTACTTGTATTCACGCCCGGATTCATCCGGCAATGGTCGTCGTTATCCTCGGTGACACCGAGACGTTCAAAGAACATCAGCTCGTGGGAGAAGCGGTCGAGGAACGGGGCGAGGAGGCGGTCGTGGTCGACGTCGACCGCTGGCCGGGAGACGCCCCACTCGAACACACGGTCGCCAGCGGCGAACTGGTGTTGGGAGAGCCGATTCCGGTCGACGACGTGACCGGCGTGTTCTCGATGATACAGACGGTCTTCCCCGAGTTCGTCCCGACCTACGACTGGTTCGACGAGAAACCGGAGCGGCACGCGTACACCCAACTTCGGGAGTGGCAACAGACCGTGCAGTCGATGCTGGCCGTGTTCGAAGCCCACGGAGCGAGGATAGCGGCCTCTCCGGTCGACCGGTACTGGAACTTTCATCGGCCGTTGATGCTCGAACTGTACGACGAGGACGGTATTCCCGTGCCGGAGACGACGTTCACCAACGACCCCGAGCGCGTCGAGGAGTTCGTCGAGGCCCACTCGAAGGCGGTCGTCCAGCCGGTCAACGGCGGTCGCGGCCTCGAACTGATACGCCCGTCCGACCTCGAACCGGAACGACTGGAGAAGATGGCCGGTGCTCCGATAAAACTCCAGGAGTTCGCTCCCGGTGACGACACGCGGGGGTACGTGGTCGACGGGGAGTTCGCCGGGATGGTCCGATACGACTACGACTCGGACGCCATCTCGTTCCAGAGTCCGTCGGTCGACTACGGGGACATCGAGTCGGTCGCGCTCTCTCCCGGCCCGGACCTCCGCGAGACGGTCGTCCGCGCGGGGGAACTCTCCCCGTCGGCGTACGCCGCCGTCGACGTGCGACTCACCGACGACGGCGAGTTCACCGTGCTGGAGAGCAACACGCCCGGCCGGTTCGCGGCCCACGACCTCGCCGGGTCGACCGACGTGGCCGATGCCATCGCCGAGTATCTGGTCGAGTCGGCGGCCGAATAGCCGCCCGACGGCTCCCGCTTCCCGGGCGACCGTCCGGGTCACCCCGCTCGGTATCACACGTAGTTTTTTACTCTCAGGATGGATTATGCAAACCAATGACGGTTGTACTTATCGGGGAGGCCGAGTACAAGGAATTCGAACTGCTCTCGGACGCGATAGAAGACAGGGGCGGGGAACCGGTCGTGTGGGACACGACCGACTGGCCGAGCGACGTTCCGGTGACCTACGACGTGGGGAGCGACACGGTCACCGTCGAGCGCGAGTTCCGCGTCGAAGAGGTGACGGCCGTCTTCCCGTGGGTACACCACATCTTCCACCCCGCCCTGTCCCGGTACGCAGACGAGTTCGAGGAGCACGGAACCGAGAGCGTGTTCATGATAGCAGACCAGTGGCGGGGCGTCTTCCGTTCACTGCTCGGTCTGTTCGAGAACCACGGCGCGACGGTGTTCTATCCGCCGGGGGCCCAGCAGTACGACGACTGGAAACCGTTACAGCTCGAACAGCTCGCGATGGCGGGGGTCTCGGTTCCGGACACCGTGTTCACCACCGACCCGGACCGCGTCCGCGAGTTCGTCGCGGAACACGGCGAGGTCGTCTACAAGCCGGTCGCCGACTCGACGCGACCGAATCGACTGTCCGAGAGCGACCTCGGGGACGCGCCGCTCGACCGACTGTCGAACGCGCCCGTCCAGTTTCAGGAGTACGCCCCGGGCGACGACGTCCGGGCGTACTTCCTCGACGGCGAGGTCGTCGGCGCGAGTCGCTACGAGATCGACGATTGGACGTACAAGTCGGTCGGTCGCGTCGACGACGCCGAACCGGTGGACCTCCGGGAGGAGGTTCGACGCGACGTCGAACGCGCCGCCCGCGTCTCTCCGATTCGGTTCGGGGCGGTCGACTTGCGTGTCACGGACGACGAACACGCCCTTCTGGAGGTCAATCCCGGTCCCCGATTCGCGTTCCACGACCTCCACGGTGCCACGGACATCGCCGGTGTCCTCGCCGACGCGCTGGTCGAGTGAGACTCAGGGGTAGGCGGTCTCGCGTCTCGACTCGGACCGACGACGGTCTACGCGACCCCTCAGCTCACGATGGTTGCGTCGGCCGTCGAAAAAATCGATTCTGGCGGCCGTCGGCGAGCGCTCGCGCTCGCCGACGGTCGGACCAGTCGTCTACTGCGAGTCCCAGGTGGGGTCGCTGGTGTACATGGTCTGTTCGCGGTCTTCGAGATCCTCTTCCTCGCCGAGGGCTTCGATGAATGTTTCCATCATGCTACATTGTGTAATGGTAACCGGTGTCAATTAAATCTTTTCTAGTTATATCTAACAATTAAGAGCCTCCGCTACGAAAGTGAGACGAGCTGTGGTGGCGACCGGCTCGCTCCCGGCCGTTCAGCGACCGGACGCCGACCGGACCGTTCGGAAGCGCTCGACGATACCGAAGTACGATTCGGCGTAGATGACGACGAGCACACAGAGGACGGCGAGTGACCCCGCGACGTCACCGACGAGATATCCGACCGCCAGATTCACCGCGAATCCGACGATAGCGAACCCGTAGGAGACGGCGGCGTACGCCGCTTGCCACGTCGGGCGGCGCTCCTTGAGGTCCGTTATCCCGCGCGTTCGAACGTTGCGTTCGTCCAGCAAGTCGGTCATCAGCAGATAGCCGTCGCCGTGGATGAGCGGATTGAGGGCGGCGACTTGGAGATTGAAACAGAGGAGCCCCGCCACTGCGACGCCCGGATGCGGCCAGAGCGTGTAGTAGAGCGCGAACATCCCCAGCGTCCAGAGGAGGCCGTAGGCCGGTCCGGCGAGGGTGTTCCACATCCGGCGGTTCCGCGGGAGGACCCAGCCGCCGTGGGTCCGCGTGACGACCGCGGGAATCACGCCGTTGAGAATGGACACGCCGAACGACGGGTCCAGTCCCTGTTTCCGAGCGGTGTGGTAGTGTCCGAGTTCGTGGACGACGACCGAGCAAATCACCATCGGGATGAGAACCGGGGCCGAGTCGAGGAGGTAGCGAATCGGGTGGTCGAGGAACGGCCCGGCGAGCCTCGACGCCGTCGCGACCCACAGCGCTCCGGTGAGACACAGAAGCAGTCCGACCCCGAGCGCGCGGTGCCACAGTCGGATGTCCTCGGGCGGTCGGACTCGCTCGACCGGCGCGCCGTCCCTGACGAAGTCCTTCTCGTCCATCTCCCGGAGGACGGCCGCCGCTCCGGAGTCGTGTCGCTCCGTCTCGGCGATGAGTTCGTCGATGGACAGCTCCGTCGACTTCTCTCTCATGGTCTCGACCACCACCTCGGGGACCTGCTTGAACCGGTCGTCGGGCGACCGAATCCGGTACTTCCCGTCGGCGAAGACCCAGGTGAACCCGTATCGGGTGTCGGTTTCTTCCACCTCCGTTTCGAGGGTCGTTCGTTCCAATAGTGAGAACATAATCTTATTCGTCGTTGTTGAGTAGGAATCGGGTCGGGGAGCTTAATATCTTCGGGTGAAGGAGTTTGATATTACCGTTCGTCGTGTGGTCGCGCTCGCTACCCCGCTCGGGACCGAAAGCTTATCCCGTCGTCCTCTGAATCCCGTCACGATGCCCTCCACCTACGACAATCCGTCGAGCGACAGACCGCTCGGAATCACGATTCTCTGTATCCTCGGCGCTATCGGCGTCGTCGTCAGTTTCTTCGGGGGCCTCGGTGCGCTCGGGAGCGGCGGCGCGGGGATTCTGGTCGGCGCGTTCGTACTCGCGGTCGCGGTCGGACAGGCCGTCGTCCTCAACGGCCTCTGGCGGCTCCAGCACTGGGGCTACAAGTGGGCGCTGGTCTTCTACGGCCTCAGCGCGGTCGTCGACCTCGTGCAGTTCAACGCGCTCGGACTGATACTCGACCTGCTGATCATCGCGTACCTGTTCAGCGTCGAGGACCACTTCGAGTAGCTCCAATCGTCTACCTGACGAGCAAGACCGACCACTTCTGAAAATTCCGACACGGATTCGTAGACGCCTATGGTGGCTTGAGACCCGTCTCGGTCTCGAAGTGGACGTCTACCTGTTGGTTCCAGAGTTGTGCTTCGCCGTCCACTCGGACGTAGACCGTTTCGTTCGCGCCGACGAGGTCGTTCGCCACCTTCCACTGGGCTTCCGTCTGCGGTTTCGAGACGACCGTAATCTCGGTCGTGTCGTTCGGTTCGACTACGAACGTCGGCGTCTTCTCGTCCGGGCAGGGCAGGCCTTCCTTCTCGACGAAGTCGTGGAACGTCTGGTCCGCACCGAGGAGTTCCACGAAGTCACACCCCCGGACCTCGCCCTCTGCAAACGCCGCGAACTCCCCGTCGCGGCCGGACAGCACGCTGTACTGAACGCCGTTGACCGGGACGCGGTACTCGGTCGGATTCCGTATCTCCACGGTGGCGGTGACGCGCACGTCGTCCTCGGCGAGCGACTCGAACGCGACGCGTTCGAGGCCCATCGACGCCCACTCGATGCGCTCGGCGGGAGACTCGTCCGGCGCGACGGTGTCGGTGGTCCGGGTGGTTTCGGCGGCGTCGTCGGCGTCGCCGACACAGCCAGTCGCGAAACCGGCGAGGGGAACCGACCCCGTCGCAACGAGGGACCGCAGGGCGGTTCGACGGTTCACGTCACTCGGTTGACCTGTGTGGGGGAAGTATCTTCCGGTGCGCCAGTAGCGCCGACTTCGGCCGACGGTATCGGGAAGCGGAGACGACGGTATCGGGGAGCGGGGATTTTTCCCGCCCCCGTGCGCGCGAATCCACCTACTTTCATTATCTCGCCCGGAGTACCCGCGGGCATGGGATTTTATCAGCGCGATTTCATGGAAGGCACGCGCGGCACGATGGGCGTCGACTGGGAGGAACGGATAAACTTCCAGCGCATGCGCGAGGAGCGCAAGGAACGCGCCCTCGAACGCATGCGCGAGCAGGGTCTCGGCTCGATGCTCCTGATAAACGACCCTAACGTTCGATACGTGACGGGACTCGCCATGACCGGCGGGTCGGGTGCCGATCACTACACCCTGCTCACGGAGGACGGCGACGTGGTCCACTGGGACACCGCCGACCACGCGAGCAACCAGCAGTTCAACTGCCCGTGGCTCGACGACATCCGGTACGCCGCCCCCGGACTGGGGAACGTCCCGCGAGCGTCGGGCAGTAGCTCGGCCCGGCGTTGGCTCAAGGGCAAGATGGCCGATCTGGTCGTGGAGGCGATGGACGAGTACGGCGTCCGAAAGGAGCCGATGGGAATCGACGTGGGCAATCGGGCGCTCGTCTCTGCGTTCGAGGACCGCGGGGTCGACGTGCGCCCCGGCGAGTGCGCGCAGGTGATGGAGGACGCCCGGAAGACGAAGACCCGCGACGAGATAGAGTGCCTGCGGATGGTGGCGGCGCTCTGTGAGGCCGGATTCCAGCGGATCACCGAGACCGCCAAGCCCGGCATGCGCGAGTCGGAGGTGTGGGGCGAGGCCACGAAGGAGCTCTGGCGGCTCGGCGCGATGGTGCAGGGCGGCTACGTGACCTCGGGGCCGAACACCTGGCCCAAGCATCAGGCCAACACCACCGACCGCGTCATCCGGCCGGGCGACCTCGTGTACGCCGACTTCTACAACATCGGGTTCATGGGCTATCGGTCGTGCTACTACCGGACCTTCTCGCTCGGGGAACCCACCGAGGCCCAGAAAGACGCCTACGAGAAGGCCCGCGACGACCTCTACGACGTGCTCGAACGAATCGAACCGGGAGCCACGACCGACGAAATCTGTCGGGGCTTCCCCGACGAGGAGGGCGAGCACATGGACTGGTACGGCGCGGAGGACTTCTGGGAGATGACCACCAACCACTGGGCCCACGGCCTTGGCCTCCAGCTCTACGAGGTCCCGCTCATCTGGCGGGGGCTCTCGCCCGACCACCCCATCGAGATCGAGGAGGGGATGACCATGGCGGTCGAGACGATGCGGCCCGCCGACCGGCAGGGCGTCCGTGTCGAGGAGATGGTGGTCGTCCGCGAGAACGGCGTCGAGATACTGAGCCAGTGGCCGGTCGAGGAGATAACGACCATCGAACACTGACGGGCGCGAGCCGGTTCGGCGACCGACTCCCCGGTCGCTTTCGGGGTCGGCCCCGCGTTCACTCCCGGACCGTCAGCACCGGCACGGGCGAGGAGCGGATCAGCTTCTCGGTCACGCCGCCGAGCAGGATGCGCTCGGTCGCACCCTGTCCGGTGGTCCCCATCGCGACGAGGTCCACGCCCTCCGCGTCCACGTACGAACCGATCTCGTCGGCGGCTCGTCCGGTCTCGACGCGCTCGACGACGTTCTCGACGCCCGCTTCTGTCGCGCGGTCTGCGACATCCGACACCGCGTCCTCGGCGGCCTCCCGGAGCTGGGCGTCCGAGAGCTCCGAGCGAACGTCGAGGCCCAGCGAGCCGGAATCGGCGACCGAGAGGACGTGAAGCGTCGCGTCGAGGTCGGCCGCGATGTCGACCGCGAGCGCCGCGGCCGCGGCCGCGGCGTCGCTCCCGTCGGTCGCCACCAGCACGTCCTCGTAGGGGAACGGCGTCCGGGCCTCCTCCATCCGGACGGTGACCACCGGGACCGGCGAGAGCCGGACCACCTTCTCGGTCACGCTCCCGAGGAGGTACCGCGAGATGCCGCTCCGGCCGTGGGTTGGCATCACCACGAGGTCGGCGTGGGCGTCGGCGTACTCCGCGATGGTCTGGGCGGGCTTGCCCTGCACCACGTCGGTCCGGCAGTCGATTCCGGCCTCGGAGAGCTCGGCGGCGGCGTCCTCGACGATTCGTTCGCCCTCGTGTTCGAGCGCGTCGACGACCTCGGTCCCGACCATCGTCACGCTGTCGCGGTTGGTGTCGGCGACGAACAGGACCCTGACCGTCCCACCGAACCGCTCGGCGATGTCTCCGGCGTGTCGAATCGCCGCGTCGGCACCGTCGCTTCCGTCCACCGGCACGAGGATGTCTTCGAGCATTGTCGATGTCGGTGGCTTCGTGGGACGACCCCAAGAGGTTTTCCCGTCCGACGGGGCCGACGCGTCGGCCCCGTCGGACGGAAAACCCGAACGGGACCGGTCCGACCGGCGACCGTGCGGGACTCGCCGGGCCGATTCTTCGTGGGAGACTCGTCGCTCATAAAACACTAAGTCGGCCCCGACCGACTCCCCGGCATGGACATCGGCACGGGACTGTTCACCTGCCAGCGCCAACCCGACGACGACCGCTCGATGACCGAAATCTACGACGAGATGCTCGAACTCGGGCGGGCCATCGACGACGCGGGACTCGCGAGCGCGTGGGTCTCCGAGCACCACTTCGCCGACGACGGCTACCTCTCGGCGACGATGCCCGCGCTGGGTGCGCTGGCGGCCGAGACCGACACGGTCGAGCTCGGCACCTGCATCGCGCTCGCGCCCCTCTACGACGCGGTCCGGCTCGCCGAGGACGCCGCGACGGTCGACCTGCTGGCCGACGGTCGGCTCACGCTCGGGCTCGCAATCGGGTCGAACCCCCGCGAGTTCGAGGAGTTCGGCGTCCCCCGCGAGGAGCGCGTCGAGCGCATGCGCGACGCGACCGCGGTCCTCCGCGGGGCGTGGTCCGACGGCCCCCTCGACTACGACGCCGAGTTCCACGACGTGTCCCCGGACGCGAACGTGACGCCCAAGCCCGACTCGGACATCCCCGTCATGTACGGCGGGTCGGCCAAGCCCGCGGTCCGGCGGGCGGCCCGCGAGGCCGACGCGTGGTGTGCGCCCTCCGCGCTCTCGGTGGAGGGGGTCCGCAAGCGGGTCGAGGACATCCGGACCGTCCGCGAGGAGGAGGGAATCGAGGGCGACTTCCAGATATACGTCCTCCAGCACGGGTTCGTCGGCGACTCGGCCGAAGAGGCGTGGGAGACGATGAAAGACGGCTACCTCTACATCCAGCGCCGATACGCCGAGATATTCTCGGGCGAGGCGGTCGAGCAGCTGTCCGACGAGCGAAGGCGAGAGCTGAGAGAGCAGGCCGTCTTCGGGACGCCCGAGCAGGTCGTCGAGGGGCTGGAGGAGTACCGCGAGGCGCTCGGCGACGATATCCACTTCGTGTTCCGGACCTACCACCCCGGAATCGGTACCGACCGGATGGTCGAGTGCGTAGAGCGCCTCGGCGACGAGGTGGTGCCCGCCTTCGAGTGACTGCCCGGTCACCCTCTCGGAGTGAACGCTCGGTCACCGTTCCCGAGTGACCGACCGGTCACCGGTCCCGAGTGAACGCTCGGTCGCCCTTTCCGGCAGGGCTGGCAGACGGTCGCCGTCGGTCGCCGACCGACGGCGACCGCTCGCTCGGGCCCGACTCCCCACACTTAACTTCCGGGGGGCCGTCGCGTCCGACATGGCTTCGACGTGGCGGCAACTGCTCCCGCAGTTCTTGATAATGATGTTGCTCTACTTCGTCTTCGTCGCGGCGCTGGCGGCGGCCGGTATCGACGGGTTCGTCGTCAGGATAGCCGTGGCGCTGGCGGTCGCGTTCGGGTATC
Encoded here:
- a CDS encoding universal stress protein, with protein sequence MLEDILVPVDGSDGADAAIRHAGDIAERFGGTVRVLFVADTNRDSVTMVGTEVVDALEHEGERIVEDAAAELSEAGIDCRTDVVQGKPAQTIAEYADAHADLVVMPTHGRSGISRYLLGSVTEKVVRLSPVPVVTVRMEEARTPFPYEDVLVATDGSDAAAAAAALAVDIAADLDATLHVLSVADSGSLGLDVRSELSDAQLREAAEDAVSDVADRATEAGVENVVERVETGRAADEIGSYVDAEGVDLVAMGTTGQGATERILLGGVTEKLIRSSPVPVLTVRE
- a CDS encoding M24 family metallopeptidase, producing the protein MGFYQRDFMEGTRGTMGVDWEERINFQRMREERKERALERMREQGLGSMLLINDPNVRYVTGLAMTGGSGADHYTLLTEDGDVVHWDTADHASNQQFNCPWLDDIRYAAPGLGNVPRASGSSSARRWLKGKMADLVVEAMDEYGVRKEPMGIDVGNRALVSAFEDRGVDVRPGECAQVMEDARKTKTRDEIECLRMVAALCEAGFQRITETAKPGMRESEVWGEATKELWRLGAMVQGGYVTSGPNTWPKHQANTTDRVIRPGDLVYADFYNIGFMGYRSCYYRTFSLGEPTEAQKDAYEKARDDLYDVLERIEPGATTDEICRGFPDEEGEHMDWYGAEDFWEMTTNHWAHGLGLQLYEVPLIWRGLSPDHPIEIEEGMTMAVETMRPADRQGVRVEEMVVVRENGVEILSQWPVEEITTIEH
- a CDS encoding LLM class flavin-dependent oxidoreductase encodes the protein MDIGTGLFTCQRQPDDDRSMTEIYDEMLELGRAIDDAGLASAWVSEHHFADDGYLSATMPALGALAAETDTVELGTCIALAPLYDAVRLAEDAATVDLLADGRLTLGLAIGSNPREFEEFGVPREERVERMRDATAVLRGAWSDGPLDYDAEFHDVSPDANVTPKPDSDIPVMYGGSAKPAVRRAAREADAWCAPSALSVEGVRKRVEDIRTVREEEGIEGDFQIYVLQHGFVGDSAEEAWETMKDGYLYIQRRYAEIFSGEAVEQLSDERRRELREQAVFGTPEQVVEGLEEYREALGDDIHFVFRTYHPGIGTDRMVECVERLGDEVVPAFE